Proteins encoded together in one Oncorhynchus mykiss isolate Arlee chromosome 7, USDA_OmykA_1.1, whole genome shotgun sequence window:
- the LOC110528428 gene encoding zinc finger and SCAN domain-containing protein 2 isoform X1, with protein sequence MSKMQRLQDYLNERLTAVAVEIFGAVENTIAEYQEEISRSKEEIDRLRKLLDLVFQPDIMLHRADPQQLTFPVPGEVPPEKQHCEQEWSTSPGQGDPEPKQIKEEQEEFGTSQEEEQLQGLESDTKEFILISTCVKRDPSQSSHCYQIHTVENRDRDSLPTKTIEQDIKTEHGEAYGESEPNNELQPLSPVNSDCSAAQIGNSESDNGGDGGGLMSGLQPLKSKRTLTKKGQSSKIREASELKVPLRAAHSGERPHRCPVCRKCFLKSSILKTHQRIHTGMKPYCCNVCGKSFREKGTLTEHTRSHTGEKPYQCKDCGKCFIRIRNLTDHMRIHTGEKPYQCSDCGKCFSQKKTLTIHMRTVHWRETVSVQRMWQMLQPDEKPERPY encoded by the exons ATGTCTAAAATGCAGCGGTTACAGGATTATCTAAACGAGCGATTAACAGCGGTGGCTGTTGAGATATTTGGGGCAGTGGAAAATACCATAGCAGAGTACCAGGAAGAAATCTCCCGTTCGAAGGAGGAGATCGATCGTCTACGGAAGCTGCTGGATTTGGTTTTCCAACCCGACATAATGTTACATAGAGCAG ATCCCCAGCAGCTCACATTTCCTGTACCTGGAGAAGTTCCCCCTGAGAAGCAGCACTGTGAGCAGGAGTGGAGCACCAGTCCGGGCCAGGGCGACCCAGAGCCCAAacagattaaagaggaacaggaggagtttgggaccagtcaggaggaagagcagcttcagGGGCTGGAGTCTGATACCAAAGAGTTCATATTAATTTCTACCTGTGTGAAAAGGGACCCATCCCAGTCCTCACATTGTTACCAAATCCATACTGTGGAGAACAGAGATAGGGACTCTCTACCCACCAAAACAATTGAACAAGACATCAAAACAGAACATGGAGAGGCCTACGGAGAATCCGAACCAAACAATGAATTACAGCCCCTCTCTCCAGTAAATTCAGACTGTTCTGCAGCTCAGATTGGAAACAGTGAAAGTGACAATGGTGGGGATGGTGGAGGACTAATGTCAGGGTTACAGCCACTCAAATCAAAGAGAACATTGACAAAGAAAGGACAAAGCTCTAAGATCAGGGAAGCCAGTGAGTTGAAAGTTCCATTGAGGGCGGCTCATTCAGGGGAGAGACCACACAGGTGTCCTGTCTGCAGGAAATGCTTTCTGAAAAGTAGCATTTTAAAAACTCATCAGAGAATTCACACTGGCATGAAACCATATTGCTGTAATGTATGTGGCAAAAGTTTCAGAGAAAAGGGAACCTTGACAGAACATACGAGAAGTCACACTGGGGAGAAACCATATCAGTGCAAAGATTGTGGCAAATGCTTTATCCGGATTAGAAACCTGACAGACCATATGAGGATACATACTGGAGAGAAACCGTATCAGTGCAGTGATTGTGGCAAATGCTTCAGTCAGAAGAAAACCCTGACCATACATATGAGGACAGtacactggagagaaaccgtatccgtgcaaagaatgtggcaaatGCTTCAGCCAGATGAAAAGCCTGAAAGGCCATATTAG
- the LOC110528428 gene encoding zinc finger and SCAN domain-containing protein 2 isoform X2 — protein MVFPAKQFLVCIKNERTPKGHPANSTQLGSIEVNIDPQQLTFPVPGEVPPEKQHCEQEWSTSPGQGDPEPKQIKEEQEEFGTSQEEEQLQGLESDTKEFILISTCVKRDPSQSSHCYQIHTVENRDRDSLPTKTIEQDIKTEHGEAYGESEPNNELQPLSPVNSDCSAAQIGNSESDNGGDGGGLMSGLQPLKSKRTLTKKGQSSKIREASELKVPLRAAHSGERPHRCPVCRKCFLKSSILKTHQRIHTGMKPYCCNVCGKSFREKGTLTEHTRSHTGEKPYQCKDCGKCFIRIRNLTDHMRIHTGEKPYQCSDCGKCFSQKKTLTIHMRTVHWRETVSVQRMWQMLQPDEKPERPY, from the exons atggtTTTTCCTGCTAAACAGTTTctggtgtgtatcaagaatgaacgaacacccaaaggacatccagccaactcgaCACAactgggaagcattgaagtcaacattg ATCCCCAGCAGCTCACATTTCCTGTACCTGGAGAAGTTCCCCCTGAGAAGCAGCACTGTGAGCAGGAGTGGAGCACCAGTCCGGGCCAGGGCGACCCAGAGCCCAAacagattaaagaggaacaggaggagtttgggaccagtcaggaggaagagcagcttcagGGGCTGGAGTCTGATACCAAAGAGTTCATATTAATTTCTACCTGTGTGAAAAGGGACCCATCCCAGTCCTCACATTGTTACCAAATCCATACTGTGGAGAACAGAGATAGGGACTCTCTACCCACCAAAACAATTGAACAAGACATCAAAACAGAACATGGAGAGGCCTACGGAGAATCCGAACCAAACAATGAATTACAGCCCCTCTCTCCAGTAAATTCAGACTGTTCTGCAGCTCAGATTGGAAACAGTGAAAGTGACAATGGTGGGGATGGTGGAGGACTAATGTCAGGGTTACAGCCACTCAAATCAAAGAGAACATTGACAAAGAAAGGACAAAGCTCTAAGATCAGGGAAGCCAGTGAGTTGAAAGTTCCATTGAGGGCGGCTCATTCAGGGGAGAGACCACACAGGTGTCCTGTCTGCAGGAAATGCTTTCTGAAAAGTAGCATTTTAAAAACTCATCAGAGAATTCACACTGGCATGAAACCATATTGCTGTAATGTATGTGGCAAAAGTTTCAGAGAAAAGGGAACCTTGACAGAACATACGAGAAGTCACACTGGGGAGAAACCATATCAGTGCAAAGATTGTGGCAAATGCTTTATCCGGATTAGAAACCTGACAGACCATATGAGGATACATACTGGAGAGAAACCGTATCAGTGCAGTGATTGTGGCAAATGCTTCAGTCAGAAGAAAACCCTGACCATACATATGAGGACAGtacactggagagaaaccgtatccgtgcaaagaatgtggcaaatGCTTCAGCCAGATGAAAAGCCTGAAAGGCCATATTAG